The Xiphophorus maculatus strain JP 163 A chromosome 5, X_maculatus-5.0-male, whole genome shotgun sequence nucleotide sequence ACTTCctgttttagtttctgttgCTTCTGTTCTTCAGGTTTGgcagaaaaggtaaaaataaaacctctaaaGAATACTTTAGAAgagctttatttaatatttaaggaaaaaaataatataaatatgtaagttagtgggcgactgtggctctttggtagagtagtcgtcttgcgattggaaggttgtaggttcaattccagcttcctcctgccacatgtcgatgtgcctctgggcaaggcacttagccccaaattgcctaccgatctgcgtatcggtgtataaatgtgtgtttgtgagtgcgactgggtgaatgtgactctagtgtaaagcgctttgagtggtcaaaatgactggaaaagtgctatataagttcagtccatttaagTTATTGGaatattcaacaataaaatcCATTGTTTTCAAATAGTGCAGTCCTAATTTGGACATAAGGAAAACCAGATTTGCAGCCTCTCAGTGTGAATAACAAAATGAACCATAGATCCTGCTAATACTAAAACACACATACCTCTGTTACCACACtgtgacacaaaaacatttggGTCAGGACATAAGAGCTTTGTCCTTTCATAacctgttcatgttttctttatacAGATCTTTTTACAAAGTGGTTCAACAATGCCGGCTAATTTTTGAAAAGATTCTGGAACAGAACGCTTTTCCGAGCTTTCTCCACTTTACAAAAAGCTCTGATCTCTGATTTTCTAAAGTTGTCATTGAAGACCACAAACTGAAGCCATAAAAAATGTCCAGAGAAGGTTATTGCATTATCTTTACTGGGGAAAAATATTAAGCTTTATTAGGTTTTTGTCCTTTTGAAAAATGCAAGATGGAAAAAAGtccagaaaatatatattttttaaacaaatttttattttttccctacTTATCCAgaccaggaaaaaaataatgtagcaTTATTACTCTGTTTCAGGTTCATGTTATTCTGATTTAAAGACACAACAGGTCTCGTTTATTTTTGCCTACTTtacttctgtgtattttttatttagtgtcgGTCACCAGAAGCCAGAACACTACAACGCCTGTGACGATTACAACCAGCAATAGCTCAAAATCTCCCCAAACCACCAACTCCACATCTCGTCCGAGTGTCACCAGTAACACCACAGCAGTTACAACTGGATCCTCCAACATGACGACTGTGAAAAACAGCAATGCAACAACGATCAACACCACTTCCCCAAGTAGCAACAGTTCTACAGTTTCTCCAAGCATCACACCAGGACCAGATAGAAACAACGGCACGCAGAACACCAGCACCAACACCAACTCACCACTGGTCACAAACCAGACTACAACCGTCCCAGCAAACACAACGGCAAGCATGAATGAAACTGTTACCTTGAATCCAAACTCAACAAGTGCTCCAAACCTGACCGCAACTCCCAACACAAGCCAAACATCTGAGAATGTGGCGGCCACCCCAAATGTGAACTCAACTGACAGTCCAAAGACAAACTCAGCGACGACCCAGAACTCCAACCTCACCTCAAACCCAACAACGAGCTCTAGAACCAGCTCTAGTCCTGCTGCGACCAGTGGAGGGGTTCCTGGATGGGGTATTGCTCTGTTGGTTCTGGCTGCTctgattctgctgctgctcctcctgctgctgattGCTCTGGTGAGTACAGTTTAGATCTTTAACCTCATTTCTTTTGATGCGGAGCAGGAAAAGCTGCCGATTAaatcacagcagcagcacactGTAAAATGGTGTTGTAAAAAGTTAAACACTAAATTAAGTATTTCAACGAGTTACCATAGCAGAGTACTTTTTGCAGTGCATTCATACCAGTCCTGTTTACTCTGCTTTAGTCAAACTCTAattcatttgtctagaaagtccagttcatttggggaggtgtgaatgcccAATccaactctgatgtggaccaaaaaagtgaactctggtccacttTAAAGTCCAAGTCTCGGTTGGTTGATGTGAATGCCAAATGGATCGGAGAACattccaaaaacaggaagtggactatagcgcAGTGTACTCTgagtaaatacaaccaaaacaaaagctcaagtttggtgctggcaggagaaaaggcttgtggtcttttaccaaatataaaggagaaatcctacaaccactagaATCTTACACTAgtccatttttgttcacattttgtgaagaaggaagtttgCACTCAGGCTCTTATTctaattttttcttgttttcttcagtggttcttggtgcagcgccaccacaggtgagggaAAGAACAGTTTTTCCACAGTGCAGTATAAAAGCGAACAGCATGATACAACTTTTATCCCCAGTTGAACAGAGTCTTCTAGAGTATAAGACCCAccaaacctgttcacctcctgccctgtaggggcgctgcaccaagaaccattAAAGAAATCAACAAGCAACATTAGAAGACAAGccaataatatttataaatgtgatACTTATTGCGTGACTGACTTTATGAAATCAGGGTGACTGACATCAGTGCAGACACGCtgcacaataaaatatgaaccTGTGTTTGTCTGACCTTCAACCTTATGAATGGATTGTGTGTACACTAGGTGTGTACATGTGGAGAAGGTGTGTGTGCCAATTTGTCACATGGAGATGTGTAATTATTAGAATGGTGAGGTAAAGTaagataatttcatttatagcaaccattttcagcaacaaggccgtTCAAAGTGCTTGACATGAAttagaaagaaatacaaacaaaacaacgaaaataaaagaaagataaaaagataAAGGTAACAACAACCAAAGGACAGAAGTGCTACACAATTTAAACTAATaggagtttctctagatttAAAGTTTGTACTCGATTGGTAATAAGAATAATTACTTATTACCAATAAGTACTCCACAAATTATAAACTTCTTCTAAAGGTTTCTCTGGATCTTAAGTTTGTTCTGGATTAGTAAGTATAAAACTAGATGTtggttccagttgttctgggCTTCTAAGCAGATAGTATTTTCTTAGTTTCTTCTATATTTATAaagtataaagctaaatgttggttctccagGAGAAGGCTAGAAACCTCACAGTACATAATACCCAAGAAAATCAAGAGGCAGCAGCGCCagcaaaaaacacttttctcaaaacaacttagaaaatatagaaatcaaaatatttttccaagttGTAAGTGAAAAACtctgccaatggaactggtactttttatcaaaattCAAGAAATGCAGACTTAAACCAAGCtgctatgtcttgctgaaaagttacttgtatgttagttttgtcttatctcAAGTGTAttaaggtatttgcactagaagctagaTAAAcattcttggtaagattttgtttgtgtacACACAGAGGACAGTCAGCTGGGAAGCAGCAGTTTTCCAGGCCAAAAAGACGTTGGAAGGCTTTTTATTTAGGAAGTTCATTTTAGCAGTAAATGCGACTTGGGCAGTTATTGCATGCAGGTATTGTAATAAATGCACTTTGAAAAAGGTGTTAATGTGTGCAAAGGAAGTGTTTGATGTAATTAAAGTTCTATCTAGACTTTTAAACTCTCTTCCCcaaaccctttcatgcatagtggtcactacagtggacagctacctaaaagccattttcttgtgcttcctgtggatttttatgttataaatgcacacagaccactgaagtggacactaatgcatcataaaatataccatcaactactggccatcagctacaaatgcaagaaattatttttgttaaatacaatatggccgacagacaaaaaagcatgagaaccgacccggtccctccttctactgtagacgactcttgcaagtaaaaaaaaatattgtgacatcagataacccctaaggaacaatactactgatgtattttcaaataacaactttgtatttggacaaaattacaattgatcacataaaatatatatatatatatatatatttttttttacaaaaacattttcctacctttttttatgccttgagaaaaaaaaatttaaaaatggaaaaaaaattctgacacaaaggatcataattcatgcatgcaAGGGTTAAAGTCTCCACCCTGTTCTGAGTTACTTTACAATCAGAGTAAAACCATCAAAGGTCACGGTTTGGCTACACCCTCAAACGCTGTATTTTGTTCAATTTCTTTGATCCTTCCATTGATGTCTTCtctgtaaatgtgtttattgtgtTTGCAGCTGGTGTGGTTCTGCTGCTCGAGGCGCAGAAGCAGCTTCAGTCCCTACTCAAACCTGATCGAAGCAAACAGCATCCCGATGTACACCACCCACAGCCGCTTCTATGCGACCAACGGCAGAGATCACGTGAGTGAAACATTCGCCATCGCTACTGATCCGGTTTGCTGCTGGGTCTTAGTGCTTCATGGTCTTAAGATGAACTTTTGATTCATTAAGTAACTGAGCTTTGGTGACCAactatgcttccttgaacaggttaagGTAGATCTATGGGCTATATAAAACATGTCAACtacatgtttttgcaaaaataattattagataatgagattttagtctgctcagttctgcctattatGAGCTGTTTCAGggtctcttgtcactttaaatccaaattagctgctgctggccacgccctccAACTCAGCATTTACACTTGcaaatgaaaatggctgcaaacagaaggGCAAATACACAAacgtacatttttgaaaagcagaacttgATCCTCCTGCACTATCAGCAAGAATACATGAAGTAGTTCCTGCATGAtaagttaacaacaaaacatttgtcttttccagcagccattgcacagaacacacagcagtaaaaccaaGTGACCAAATGTGccggagctcagcttgggttgctaggtaacgggctgggaatagctggggttgctaggtaacgatacagtgcctgttgaatgtgacttaacaattgggaggttttatgaaatgtataatttcccagacaccaaaaaccattaacttattgtcaaaaaaaacattaggaGGGTTTTTTATAAGCAGCTGAGACCTAAatagaagtataaaaacatacatgtgaatttttcataaaagGTCTCCTTTAAGGCAGGAAAAAACTCCTAAACTCAAGGAACAAAACTGTGATGTATCATCACATGAAATGGTTTCAGTGGATTCAACCTCCGGGATAGTCTAAGCAAATGAAACCATCTGCCACATTTTCTAGATTTGCACAAATACTAAACATATTTATTCCTCAGAGAGAAATGACTTTAATTCTAAGGAAACATTGAAttcatttgagaaaaaaaaatctcaattgtAAATCTAAGTGAACAGGAACAGGAGATTTAAGACGGACTTAGAATATCTCAAGCCTCCTGAGGACAGTGTGTTGAGTCTGGGTGTGTCAGAGGACAAAGTCAGTTTGAAAGTtattaatatgcatttttatgaGTCAAAGTTTAACAAGGGATTGCACAGGGACACCTGAAGCACTTAACTGTGATGAATGCtcctgagacaaaaaaaagaacaaataaaagctgTCAGGGTGTGTGTTGACTTTTAGCCACACACTCCGAACATCCTGTGTAAATCTTCCCGGAGTTTTGTAATCTACTGTAAATGATTTAATTATATTTCCACCTGaagattaatatattttagaaagTCTGCACTGCATAAAcgctaaatcttaccaagtatttttggtttagtttctagttcaaatatcttcgtacacttgaaataagacaaaactaacttataactCTTCACAAGATTTATCTGCTTTCACTGAAAACATGGGAAATATCTTGTAAGTGTAAATAGTtctttttcagcaatattaaggtattattgattattgatctgTTTCAGGAAGACGTGACGAAGCCCGTGAACCAGCAGTCTGGGTCGCACACCATCACCCAGTGACGACGATCAGCAAGTCAATCAGCAGAGAGGAATCCCCAGATTAcaactgttttacagttttattattataattagcATTATCTCAAGTCTGTATCATATTTTAAGTCCTactgactttatttattgtctATAAAGAACTTTAAGACTTTGTTGAAAAGCTATAATACTGATTCTatcagcttttttatttgaaaagttgaTATTTCAATTTATATATCTTgtaatttatatgtttttccATCTATATCCTCTTGTGTGTCCCAGACCTGGATTTGAACCTGACTATATGGCAACTCTGCTGCCAACTGTGCATCCCATTAATATATCATAAGTATAAAAATGCTAATCATATGTTATAATCATAgtattttagaataaatgtaattaataaatataatgaatGATATATGAGAAGCTATAGCTGCAGCTGTAAAACAtgtgaaggtggtttaacttgaaaatgaaagtctaCCTGCTGCCTggaaatgcaatttaagtcgacaagaaaattgttttggtttcaacTCAGAAGTTAAAGTTCATGAAattgatttaacaacaaaagacatgttgtctaaacattgttttttaagttcattaatcttgaattgtgagttttaacttaatgttgtaatttaatccaaataatttttcacaatattcaagaaaaaaaaactgtcctcaCCTtgttaaagagccacatttctctattattttactcacaatatcaagttaagataacaacttattttactttagaataatttaaattcttgtttcaaattgcatgaacaaaatttctgatctgataatgaattttattaaacatctcaATGAATCCAGCtcaaaacatttagtgtgaacaggacattatcctcaacCAAtcaaaaaattacagtttttatctgttaaatCACTTTGAGATCTCTTTGACTCTGTGGTTcaccaaaaaaattaaacatttctgaatatttaattttattttgttctgtgaccccatgaaaaaacacaaactggaaaATTTAGTCTACAACGGCCACTGGATGTTTCTTGTGTTTCGTCTGGTCCTAAAACCCTGCAGGCCAGCTTTTGTCAGCAGCAGAGGTGTGGCCGTGTAcggcagaaaataaacattgttcaTAATAGATATTATCTGAGTTATTATCCTTTATCTTCTGTTCAATCTCATGTAGATGCAAGAAGCAGCAATACTGGTTAGCGGCAACATTGATACAAGTAATCCCGCTTTGTCTACTCCAAATGGTTtttgtttggattatttttttctttacgtAGCTATCTCCATGACAATCCTAAAAAAGATTATTAGAAATAACTCCATGAAGAATTATTAGAAATTTAAAACTATAGTTCAAAGCAGATTAATGATTAACTTTTTAGATCAAAATGACCGAGGAAACTTAACCATATTGAACACAATtatgattcatgttttatatcCACAAACTTAGAAACAGCTTTCTAGATTAATCacttctctttctgctgctttatCAATAAGTTGATAGATTCTGTCATGCACATTAAATAATTCTGCACttttatgtaaatttaaaaaaaataaaaaaccattaaaatatcTTACAAATAATTTCTAAGTGTTTGtaaatcttcaaaaaataagtaaatacttattatttttattattgttgttgtttggcaatttaaaacaaatatttttgccattcAAGTGTTTTAATTGGATCGGTAACAATGGTTATGTATCTTCTATTAGTTTGCTCTGGAGAATCCAACAAAAAATCTTCTGCCAAAATCTGTTGAAACTGAAGAATcagagtcaaaaataaaaaatcggGCTTggacaacaaaagaaaagaaaacaacactggaaaacaaaagaaaaaactctcCGTGAGAAGATTAAATCACACTGGAAACGGCAGCGTGCAAGCCAGGCCTGTGTCTTCATAAATGTCCCACAAATAAGGagcttttgctttaaaatgccaaataaTCAGAAGAGCAGCAAAGACAGAGCTCAGACGTCCGCcagttttgttgctttgtctggttctgttctggaccCTATAAAGATGATGATGCGAGCAAGGATTGTtcataaaattcagaaaattacaCACAACCCTGATTATCATCTTCATAAAACTGTGTCTGACAGAatctcttcagtcagaggcttctcaAGACTCACTGCAtaactgactgctacaggaaatcATTCCCGCTAACACAGCCAGCAGCATGTAGAACAAATATctgaggaaatatttttaatttcccttgaaattactgatgtattttttaaattaattgagtAAAATTATTGTTGTGTCTGTTTCGTGTTGAGATTTAGCCTTTTTAAATGTACCTGCAGGTTTTGGTTACTATAAAAAGATGTTACAGAAAATATGTTACTTTCTTCACATCGAATTTTTGGAAAaggatttcatatttaaatgcaaaaagtattatttaatttggcttttttttttaataaccaaCCTGGCCTCATGTCAGCTTATGCTCATTTTACCCCACCTGATCTTCTGCTGCCCCTGtcattaatatttctgttttattcagggCATCAGGGTTTAATTTGGCACCAGCTGCTGTGTCCCAGTTTGCTCTTTATCGTGTAGCTGCAGGAAAATTCCACGTGAAAATGGATCCTCATTGTTCACAGACTGATGCCTGTCTTCCAGCCAAAAGTCCAGGTTTACTCTTATCCAGGGCAGAGGGTCTCACAAAGGCAGAACGGGAAAACAAAGGTACGTAGTGAGGCGTGGCAGCAGAGCAATGTGTGGCCTGAACTATGTTTTACTGCAGAATGATAAAGCAGATATCAACGTAAGGGACTGGGCCAGACGGTGAAATGTTTACAGTCGTGATTTGTCAGTTGACAACAAACTGGCTCTTGggtttttatttggtttctaTTTATTCATTGCGGAAATGTGACTAGATGTTAGACCATGATTGAGTCATTGTTTCCTTTTGATTTCCATAAGTGGAGATCCTGGTTTCTAACTCACAACGCTGCTATCCACTGTGTCACTGACTGGATAatcacagataaaaatattgttaaaatttttttattaaaattgtttttgttgattttggtGAATAGCTTAATCACATTAGATAAATCGATACATGGATTTTAGGTTTGGAAACAATCAATTAGATGAAGTTTATGAAGTTCTGGTTGGATTTTCTTACCTTCCATAAGGGGGCGCtgcaatttcagattttttttttatgtacactgtaaaacatttgaagttggtttaacttgaaaatgaaagtccacctgctgccttgaaaacaCAATGTAAGTcgacaagaaaattgttttggttttaactcagaaattaaagttcatgaagttgatttaacaacaagagacaagttgtcaaaacattgttttttaaattttattcatcttgaattgtgagttttaactaaatgctgcagtttaaaccaaataattatttcacaatatacaagaaaaaaactgccCTCTCCtggttaaagagccacatttctcttttattttactcgcgttatcaagttaaaaaaaaaactacttattgagcttttaaccatttttttctgcagtttgctACCAGTACAGACACAAAATCAATAACCTGGTCATGCGGCAACTTCAGTCACAGCTttattaatcaaacattttaaaacagatagCAGTCATTCatagacattaaaataaatatacatgaCAGAGGTACAGATATCCTACATATATCTGATAACATCCACATGTTAATGGATATACAAGAGaatgttgtttaaaattttactccAGAATATCTTATTTAACGTAGGGTTTTGCCAAGGTTGGACCtacatacatgtatatatatgtatgtacatACATTTCATTATAATTCTTACAATTTCAGGCTACAAACAGAGCTCATTTTTGGATGATGttcataaaagaaaattctcaaaatgttgagatttcaatatttttaatttaactctaactctttttttttttttgcatttgaccacatcaaataaaaatttctcCACATTTCTTCAACAACTTTCATGCGAACttgcttttttaacatttatgctTAATTCTTCTAAATCCAGAAAGCATTTCTACTTCACCTCAGTTTATAAGTTCTCACATTGTTTAGCATGTGCAGACAATTTTCATATAAGTCAGTTCTCATGACAAAGTGATTTGAGTGGTCAGTATGACGAGAAAAGTGCTTAATATATTCAGTATATTTACCTTTTAGTGTGACAATCGTACAGAAACAGGAGTAACACACAGATTAATAATACAAGCAATCAAAACTTACCTGGAATGAATATCAGAAATACcaacagaatatttttgtcCTGAAGTGCCATCGTTCACTGAGTTATTCCAGCAGAGGATGAAGAGTTACTGAAGATACTGGGGGGATTTAAACTCCTGGTTGGGGAGttaaacttcctgtttctgtgagCTCCTGtggtcctttttttcttttttttaggtattTCAGGTTTGGCatgttgttttctatttgttaaaaaaacaaaagaaagagatgTTACAAGCTGGGCTTTTGTTCAAAAGTATAAtcttatcttttcttttaacttcCTGTCTGTTGCACCAGAGACCTTGTTGACTATGTTGATGAGGAAGTCAAGCTGCAGTTTCACCAACTGTGGTTTTGGTTTTACAAGATAAATACAGACTCACACAATCAATTAGAATATTACCAAAAGCCCACTTATTACTGGAACTTTATCTCTAagttatattatattatattatagaGACTAATTGCACATAGCTAGATGTTAAAAAgcctttattttgttaattataAAGATTTTCCgtttacaaatgaaaacatgacatttaaaatcagaatatggcaccattaaaaatatatttaatacataAATGTGGGTTTATTTAATACTTGCTTAAAGGTTATCTTTCAAAAAGATATTTGaatgcaaattttaatttattgaatatggcTGTAAATTCCTGAATcacatggaaaatattttaaaaacccatttatgtttttatgtttagtgttttttgaAGATGGGAGAGTGGGCGACTTTTTTGGAAAATGCTTATCTATTTGTCTCCTCAAAAGCCTCACAGGCAGAAGATGTACTGACAGCGTTGATGTCATCATCCACTAACTGGAAGAAGCGTGTTCCTGTTTTCACCTTATTCccaaacaacattttcaaattccGGTTTGGCCAGTTATTGGCTTTTACTGGaagaataatgaaaaaaaggaGTTTGAAAATCGAGCTTTGGTTAGATAATCTGATAATTTTGCTTGGTCCTGCCCCCCTCCAGGTTTTTGCCCCAACCTGGTCTTCCCATGCAGAACTTCCTGTGCAGGCCCCTGGGTACTGatccttctttccttttctcttgCTGCTGTTCATCAATGAGCTAATTCTGCGGTAGCCTGCTGGCCTTACGTAACGCTATAATATACATTTTGGGTTGCAGCAGCCTTCATATCCCTTTTCCCCTGCATTGACGTCACTGACTCCCACACACACCTCCTTCATACAccagttttactgtaaaaccattaacactttttatttacacCTGTGTCACGCATGAAACCCTCCATAGCGTCCTGGTCAGAGGCTATTTGCGGACTCAAAATCTTATTAAGCGACTAGACTGGGCTCGGCGCTTTGGGTTTGCGTATTTGTGGGCTGCAGGAAGGGTTGGGCGGAGGTGTGAGTCGGAGCCGCTCGTAAGAGAAGCAAGAAGGCGTGAAAGTCGGACTGCAGCGCGGTTAAGGACGCCTCGGAGGTATCCTGTCCTCTTTACTCTGCCATCTTTCTGTTGGGTCAAGCCgccatattatttttttttccccttcagaGGACGGCTGTTATCGTTTGAAGGCAAGCAAAACACGGCGGGACCATGCTGACGCTGCTGACGTCCATGTATCTGGTGGTGCGGGCTGTTTCCCAGCAGGTGAGCTAAAAGCAGCACAGCTAGAAAGACCGGGGGGCGGAGTTGACTTTGAACGCACCACGGCAGAGGAATTCATACGTAAAACCGTTTCTGTCTCAAATGTGTCTttgttttcccccttttcttttgCTACATTGGTAAATATAGGATGCAGCACAGAGCCCTATATTTTGTTAGGTAggcctttaaaataaaagtattaaaaaagtCTCTCTAGACATACTAACACGTTTGTGGGAATTATCTCTGATTTATTCAATAATACAAGTCAAAGACTGCGGTTTTGATAAAGTATTTACTCCAGTAGATCAGAGAATGTATATCAAACAACTTCCGCTTACtggtttcagaataaaagtctGCAAAGAAAGCTAACTTAATTAGCCACGAAGTGctaatttttctgtaaaacgtAGTAACAATAATTGTAATTATTggtatgtatttattgtttaaaattacacattcaGAGATATagtttcattaaaacttttaagGACACATGGATGTATGTCAAACCTAatctttattcaactgaaaacaTGAGCTACACAATTTTATAAAGTCATGCAATGGAGATATTGTTAAAATTGACAATAAGACTTGTTGagtccacttttttttctcatgctaTTTTGCAGCCAAACGCATCTGGGCACAGTCATTTTTTATATCAAGTGACAGTGAGATTACTTAGAACAGGCTGAATGTGTAAATTAATAACACTTGATATTATGactgtatgtaaatattaacCGTTAACACTTTATTTGCCGTATTATGCAGGCAGCTccagtgaaaacatttgaatttagGTACATAATTTaggtaaataattctttaattgATGTAAGGTTTAAACTAAACAcctcattgtttatttattgttgtttttatttgctaataaatgttaata carries:
- the LOC111608692 gene encoding uncharacterized protein YBL113C-like, which gives rise to METPLALCIVLMFVSVSVTRSQNTTTPVTITTSNSSKSPQTTNSTSRPSVTSNTTAVTTGSSNMTTVKNSNATTINTTSPSSNSSTVSPSITPGPDRNNGTQNTSTNTNSPLVTNQTTTVPANTTASMNETVTLNPNSTSAPNLTATPNTSQTSENVAATPNVNSTDSPKTNSATTQNSNLTSNPTTSSRTSSSPAATSGGVPGWGIALLVLAALILLLLLLLLIALLVWFCCSRRRSSFSPYSNLIEANSIPMYTTHSRFYATNGRDHEDVTKPVNQQSGSHTITQ